A genomic stretch from Numida meleagris isolate 19003 breed g44 Domestic line chromosome 2, NumMel1.0, whole genome shotgun sequence includes:
- the SLC6A20 gene encoding sodium- and chloride-dependent transporter XTRP3, with protein MEKARPLWDNPLQFVFACISYAVGLGNVWRFPYLCQMYGGGGFLIPYVIMLIVEGMPLLYLELAVGQRMRKGSIGAWKIISPYLCGVGVASVVVSFFLSMYYNVINAWAFWYLFHSFQDPLPWATCPLNSNRTGYEEECEKTSSTQYFWYRQTLNISPSLDTSGTVQWEQALCLTLAWLVVYLCILRGTASTGKVVYVTASLPYCVLIIYLIRGLTLHGAVNGLIYMFTPKLEQLSNPKTWISAATQIFFSLGLGFGSLIAFASYNDPSNNCERHTIIVSLINSATSIFASIVTFSIYGFKATFNYESCINKVILLLINTFDLEEGSVTADNLSEMKDYLMATHPQEYNQLLPQLKNCSLEAELDTAVQGTGLAFIVYSEAIKNMEVSQLYSVLYFAMLLMLGIGSMLGNIAAILTPLTDSKAITSRFSKEVISGFVCFINCIIGLIFTMEAGNYWFDIFNDYAATLSLLLIVLVETIAVCYIYGLRRFEKDLHTMIGRKLNWYWKAMWAFASPLLIISLFIFYLTDYILTGTLQYQAWDGTQGQLVTRDYPSYALAVIGLLVASSTMCIPLGALLTFVRKRLKRERVSTVA; from the exons ATGGAGAAGGCCCGGCCGCTGTGGGACAACCCCTTGCAGTTTGTTTTCGCCTGCATCTCTTAtgccgtggggctggggaaTGTCTGGAGGTTCCCATATTTGTGTCAGATGTACGGAGGAG GTGGCTTTTTGATCCCGTATGTCATCATGCTGATCGTGGAGGGGATGCCGCTGCTCTACCTGGAGCTGGCAGTGGGGCAGCGCATGCGCAAGGGGAGCATTGGAGCCTGGAAAATAATAAGCCCCTATCTCTGTGGGGTTG GCGTTGCCAGTGTGGTtgtctccttcttcctctccatgTACTATAATGTGATCAATGCCTGGGCCTTCTGGTACCTCTTCCACTCCTTCCAG GACCCACTGCCATGGGCCACCTGCCCCCTGAACAGCAACCGCACAGGGTACGAGGAGGAGTGCGAGAAGACATCTTCCACCCAGTATTTCTGGTACCGGCAGACCCTGAACATCTCCCCCTCACTGGACACCAGTGGGACTGTGCAGTGGGAGCAGGCACTGTGCCTGACACTGGCCTGGTTGGTGGTCTACCTCTGCATCCTCCGTGGCACTGCATCCACTGGCAAG GTTGTCTACGTCACAGCCTCCTTGCCATACTGTGTTCTCATCATATATCTCATCAGAGGACTGACACTGCACGGAGCTGTCAATGGGTTGATTTACATGTTTACTCCAAAG ctggagcagctgtcGAACCCCAAAACGTGGATCAGCGCCGCCACACAGATCTTCTTCTCACTGGGCCTGGGCTTTGGCAGCCTCATTGCCTTTGCCAGCTACAATGATCCAAGCAACAACTGTGAGCGGCACACCATCATCGTCTCCCTCATCAACAGTGCCACGTCCATATTTGCCAGCATCGTGACTTTCTCCATCTATGGCTTCAAGGCAACATTTAACTACGAAAGCTGCATAAACAA GGTGATCCTGCTGCTGATTAATACTTTTGACCTGGAGGAAGGCTCCGTGACAGCAGACAACCTCAGTGAGATGAAGGACTACCTCATGGCCACCCACCCACAAGAGTACAACCAGTTGTTGCCACAGCTGAAAAACTGCAGCTTAGAAGCTGAGTTAGACACG GCTGTCCAAGGAACTGGGCTGGCATTCATTGTCTACTCAGAAGCCATCAAAAACATGGAGGTGTCTCAGCTGTACTCTGTGCTCTACTTTGCCATGCTGCTAATGCTGGGCATTGGCAGCATGCTGGGCAACATCGCTGCCATCCTTACACCCCTGACCGACAGCAAGGCCATCACCTCACGCTTCTCCAAGGAGGTGATCTCGG GTTTCGTGTGTTTCATTAACTGCATCATTGGCCTCATATTCACCATGGAGGCCGGGAACTACTGGTTTGACATATTCAATGACTACGCAGCCACCCTCTCGCTGCTGCTCATCGTGCTGGTAGAAACCATTGCTGTGTGCTACATCTACGGCCTAAGAAG atttgAGAAAGATCTTCACACGATGATTGGACGGAAGCTAAACTGGTACTGGAAGGCAATGTGGGCTTTTGCTAGCCCTTTGCTCATTATAAGCCTGTTTATATTTTACCTCACCGACTATATCCTCACAGGAACCCTTCAGTACCAAGCGTGGGATGGCACACAG GGGCAGCTGGTGACAAGAGACTACCCCAGCTACGCCCTGGCAGTGATAGGGCTGCTGGTGGCCTCATCCACTATGTGCATACCCCTGGGAGCACTCCTCACTTTTGTAAGGAAGAGACTGAAGAGGGAAAGAGTCTCCACCGTTGCATGA